One window of Lawsonibacter asaccharolyticus genomic DNA carries:
- a CDS encoding 3-Methyladenine DNA glycosylase has protein sequence MKNPRYIRYHDEEWGRPHYDDGYLFELLVLESFQAGLSWECILNKRESFRTAFDGFDCRKVAAYTQEKMDALAADPSIVRNRRKIAAAVNNARIFLTIQEEFGSFSNYLWHFTRGEQVVHRDGLLRASSPLSDAVSRDLKGRGMRFVGSVIIYSYLQAAGIIDDHEPECDFCCGRQRAKEQPLGIE, from the coding sequence TTGAAAAACCCCCGCTATATCCGCTACCACGACGAGGAGTGGGGGAGGCCCCACTATGATGACGGCTATCTCTTTGAGCTGCTGGTGCTGGAATCCTTTCAGGCGGGGCTGTCCTGGGAGTGTATCCTGAACAAGCGGGAGAGCTTTCGGACAGCCTTTGACGGTTTCGACTGCCGCAAAGTGGCCGCCTACACCCAGGAGAAGATGGACGCCCTGGCTGCCGACCCCTCCATCGTCCGCAACCGGCGGAAGATCGCTGCGGCGGTGAACAACGCCAGGATCTTTTTAACGATCCAGGAGGAGTTCGGCAGCTTTTCCAACTATCTCTGGCACTTCACCCGGGGGGAGCAGGTGGTCCACCGGGACGGGCTCCTCCGGGCATCGTCGCCCCTATCCGACGCAGTTTCCCGGGACCTGAAGGGAAGGGGGATGAGATTCGTGGGCTCCGTTATCATCTACTCCTACCTCCAGGCGGCGGGGATCATCGACGACCACGAGCCGGAGTGCGACTTCTGCTGCGGCCGGCAGAGGGCAAAGGAGCAGCCTTTGGGGATAGAATAG
- a CDS encoding RNA polymerase sigma factor sigma-70 family, which translates to MFSNEAFARTAERYMDTIYRVAYGWLKNPDDANDVTQDVLIELYKTEKAFESDAHLKNWLIRATVNRCKMLFRSPWRRLENIDDYTEMLGFEHERDQELFKSVMSLDKKYRVPLLLFYYEGYSTAEVASMLRIPEKTVSTRLFRARAKLKTILEEESP; encoded by the coding sequence ATGTTTTCAAACGAAGCATTTGCCCGAACCGCGGAGCGGTACATGGACACCATCTATCGCGTGGCCTATGGCTGGCTGAAAAATCCGGATGACGCAAATGATGTGACGCAGGATGTACTGATCGAGCTGTACAAGACAGAAAAGGCGTTTGAATCGGACGCCCACCTCAAAAACTGGCTCATCCGCGCCACCGTCAATCGCTGTAAGATGCTCTTCCGCTCACCGTGGCGCAGGCTGGAGAACATCGATGACTACACCGAGATGCTGGGATTTGAGCATGAGCGGGACCAGGAGCTGTTCAAAAGCGTCATGTCCCTGGACAAGAAATACCGTGTACCGCTGCTGCTCTTTTACTATGAGGGGTACTCCACAGCGGAAGTGGCATCCATGCTCCGTATCCCGGAAAAAACGGTCAGCACCAGGCTGTTCCGGGCAAGGGCAAAACTCAAAACGATTTTGGAGGAGGAATCACCATGA